A DNA window from Synchiropus splendidus isolate RoL2022-P1 chromosome 2, RoL_Sspl_1.0, whole genome shotgun sequence contains the following coding sequences:
- the si:ch211-79m20.1 gene encoding uncharacterized protein si:ch211-79m20.1 isoform X2 — MSSWIQLLLLLTSLGWVEGDVLPPSLVDLLENAPISSVDDLKLLLQQGSTGEADEDEEDEHDFLANRTHGRFTRSLIEAQVAQQAECKVRTEVMEVTRSMVDRRNANFILWPRCVEVQRCSGCCNTPQMQCVPLVSTTRYLKVTKVQFINRLVSYEPAIISVEDHISCRCQRASPSSSLSSSLPVLAPRSPHLQPPHHPHPAPRTVHPAPPKTQSSKADLHRHDDLKHNQQHHHAEEPATRQWQQGSYTQLLHWKQPQGHQIPSYTLPGTQHPSVGGASTVSSRASEARAEHSVMGASTGSGSDSSREDGGGSQTSTGSSTEYTDQRQHQQNLQYHLRTQSRLNTPQSDSASPLSSPTPPPSAHQNPTPPLSTAQKDLVTRRTWVTDSRTETSTQRGEKEESGSTTSGDSEVTTRAKVKDSDVEGHISEEERRQKLLEMVQSEPEQEIHLHPHHPQQRPKPTSVKLAPSTVAPLLPAARRAPFRPASPRRRRKHRKRISKAAIRAMIM, encoded by the exons GGTGATGTGCTCCCGCCGTCGCTGGTCGACCTGCTGGAGAACGCTCCCATCTCCTCCGTGGACGATCTGAAGCTCCTGCTGCAGCAAGGAAGCACCGGCGAGG ccgatgaagatgaagaagacgagCACGACTTCCTCGCGAACCGAACTCACGGCCGATTCACCCGCAGTCTCA TCGAGGCCCAGGTGGCCCAGCAGGCGGAGTGCAAGGTCCGCACCGAGGTGATGGAAGTGACCAGGTCCATGGTGGACCGCCGCAACGCCAACTTCATTCTGTGGCCTCGATGTGTGGAGGTGCAGCGGTGTTCCGGCTGCTGCAACACCCCGCAGATGCAGTGTGTTCCCCTTGTTAGCACCACTAGATACCTGAAG GTGACGAAGGTCCAGTTCATAAACAGACTGGTCAGCTATGAACCAGCCATCATTTCAGTAGAGGACCACATCAGCTGCCGGTGTCAGCGCGCCTCACCGTCTTCATCCTTGTCTTCATCGCTGCCTGTTCTGGCTCCCCGTTCCCCGCACCTGCAACCACCCCACCACCCTCATCCGGCGCCGCGGACGGTCCACCCTGCTCCACCCAAGACCCAGTCCTCCAAGGCTGACCTCCACCGTCACGACGACCTGAAGCACaaccagcagcaccaccacgCCGAGGAGCCGGCGACACGACAGTGGCAGCAGGGCAGCTACACTCAGCTGCTTCACTGGAAGCAACCGCAGGGGCACCAGATACCAAGTTACACGCTGCCAGGGACTCAGCACCCGAGTGTCGGAGGGGCCAGCACCGTCAGCAGCCGGGCTTCGGAAGCAAGGGCCGAGCACAGCGTCATGGGAGCTTCGACCGGGAGCGGCTCCGACAGTAGCAGAGAGGACGGCGGCGGATCGCAGACGTCAACCGGCAGCAGCACGGAGTACACCGaccagcggcagcaccagcagaaCCTGCAGTATCACCTGAGGACACAGTCCCGTCTCAACACTCCTCAGTCGGACAGTGCCTCCCCTCTCAGCAGCCCCACCCCGCCCCCCAGCGCACATCAAAACCCCACCCCTCCCTTGAGCACAGCTCAGAAGGACTTGGTGACCCGCCGAACGTGGGTCACTGACTCACGGACTGAAACAAGTACTCAGCGAGGTGAGAAGGAGGAGAGCGGGTCGACCACTAGCGGCGACTCGGAGGTGACCACTCGAGCCAAGGTCAAAGACTCTGATGTTGAGGGTCATATatcggaggaggagaggaggcagaAGCTTCTGGAGATGGTACAGAGCGAACCAGAGCAGGAGATACACctccatcctcatcatcctcagcaGAGACCAAAGCCCACCTCCGTCAAATTAG CGCCATCTACTGTGGCTCCATTACTGCCTGCGGCCCGGCGGGCTCCGTTCAGACCAGCATCCCCTCGACGCAGGAGGAAGCACCGCAAACGCATCAGCAAGGCAGCGATCAGGGCGATGATCATGTAG
- the si:ch211-79m20.1 gene encoding uncharacterized protein si:ch211-79m20.1 isoform X1 encodes MPSRSLAAPQAGRRHELLDPAAAAPDLARLGGVWSSQGDVLPPSLVDLLENAPISSVDDLKLLLQQGSTGEADEDEEDEHDFLANRTHGRFTRSLIEAQVAQQAECKVRTEVMEVTRSMVDRRNANFILWPRCVEVQRCSGCCNTPQMQCVPLVSTTRYLKVTKVQFINRLVSYEPAIISVEDHISCRCQRASPSSSLSSSLPVLAPRSPHLQPPHHPHPAPRTVHPAPPKTQSSKADLHRHDDLKHNQQHHHAEEPATRQWQQGSYTQLLHWKQPQGHQIPSYTLPGTQHPSVGGASTVSSRASEARAEHSVMGASTGSGSDSSREDGGGSQTSTGSSTEYTDQRQHQQNLQYHLRTQSRLNTPQSDSASPLSSPTPPPSAHQNPTPPLSTAQKDLVTRRTWVTDSRTETSTQRGEKEESGSTTSGDSEVTTRAKVKDSDVEGHISEEERRQKLLEMVQSEPEQEIHLHPHHPQQRPKPTSVKLAPSTVAPLLPAARRAPFRPASPRRRRKHRKRISKAAIRAMIM; translated from the exons TCTGGTCCTCACAGGGTGATGTGCTCCCGCCGTCGCTGGTCGACCTGCTGGAGAACGCTCCCATCTCCTCCGTGGACGATCTGAAGCTCCTGCTGCAGCAAGGAAGCACCGGCGAGG ccgatgaagatgaagaagacgagCACGACTTCCTCGCGAACCGAACTCACGGCCGATTCACCCGCAGTCTCA TCGAGGCCCAGGTGGCCCAGCAGGCGGAGTGCAAGGTCCGCACCGAGGTGATGGAAGTGACCAGGTCCATGGTGGACCGCCGCAACGCCAACTTCATTCTGTGGCCTCGATGTGTGGAGGTGCAGCGGTGTTCCGGCTGCTGCAACACCCCGCAGATGCAGTGTGTTCCCCTTGTTAGCACCACTAGATACCTGAAG GTGACGAAGGTCCAGTTCATAAACAGACTGGTCAGCTATGAACCAGCCATCATTTCAGTAGAGGACCACATCAGCTGCCGGTGTCAGCGCGCCTCACCGTCTTCATCCTTGTCTTCATCGCTGCCTGTTCTGGCTCCCCGTTCCCCGCACCTGCAACCACCCCACCACCCTCATCCGGCGCCGCGGACGGTCCACCCTGCTCCACCCAAGACCCAGTCCTCCAAGGCTGACCTCCACCGTCACGACGACCTGAAGCACaaccagcagcaccaccacgCCGAGGAGCCGGCGACACGACAGTGGCAGCAGGGCAGCTACACTCAGCTGCTTCACTGGAAGCAACCGCAGGGGCACCAGATACCAAGTTACACGCTGCCAGGGACTCAGCACCCGAGTGTCGGAGGGGCCAGCACCGTCAGCAGCCGGGCTTCGGAAGCAAGGGCCGAGCACAGCGTCATGGGAGCTTCGACCGGGAGCGGCTCCGACAGTAGCAGAGAGGACGGCGGCGGATCGCAGACGTCAACCGGCAGCAGCACGGAGTACACCGaccagcggcagcaccagcagaaCCTGCAGTATCACCTGAGGACACAGTCCCGTCTCAACACTCCTCAGTCGGACAGTGCCTCCCCTCTCAGCAGCCCCACCCCGCCCCCCAGCGCACATCAAAACCCCACCCCTCCCTTGAGCACAGCTCAGAAGGACTTGGTGACCCGCCGAACGTGGGTCACTGACTCACGGACTGAAACAAGTACTCAGCGAGGTGAGAAGGAGGAGAGCGGGTCGACCACTAGCGGCGACTCGGAGGTGACCACTCGAGCCAAGGTCAAAGACTCTGATGTTGAGGGTCATATatcggaggaggagaggaggcagaAGCTTCTGGAGATGGTACAGAGCGAACCAGAGCAGGAGATACACctccatcctcatcatcctcagcaGAGACCAAAGCCCACCTCCGTCAAATTAG CGCCATCTACTGTGGCTCCATTACTGCCTGCGGCCCGGCGGGCTCCGTTCAGACCAGCATCCCCTCGACGCAGGAGGAAGCACCGCAAACGCATCAGCAAGGCAGCGATCAGGGCGATGATCATGTAG